A region from the Sandaracinus amylolyticus genome encodes:
- a CDS encoding endonuclease/exonuclease/phosphatase family protein yields MTTSTELAPPAPDVLRAMTLNIVHGTRISLPSALFPRTFVLRRLARIAHAARAAHVDVLALQEADGDRRFERTREIARRAGLPVVITPSSHGATLAGRAPLAVLREERFTARRADAKGFVLARARTSRGHEIDVASIHLHALSRHVRSRQIAAFVDAIREERARRGARPLVVLGDLNDDFDGSARELADHLGLHTRDHETPTYTDLGLRLRLDWVLASPELEIALHHVMPPGLSDHRAIVADVRVRTTEGRSLDR; encoded by the coding sequence ATGACGACGTCCACCGAGCTCGCTCCACCGGCGCCCGACGTGCTGCGCGCGATGACGCTCAACATCGTGCACGGCACCCGCATCTCACTGCCCTCCGCGCTCTTCCCGCGAACGTTCGTGCTGCGGCGCCTCGCGCGGATCGCGCACGCGGCGCGCGCCGCCCACGTCGACGTGCTCGCGCTGCAGGAGGCCGACGGCGATCGGCGCTTCGAGCGCACCCGCGAGATCGCGCGGCGCGCCGGGCTCCCCGTCGTGATCACGCCGTCGTCGCACGGCGCGACGCTCGCCGGGCGGGCTCCGCTCGCCGTGCTGCGCGAAGAGCGCTTCACCGCGCGGCGCGCCGACGCGAAGGGCTTCGTGCTCGCGCGCGCCCGCACCTCGCGCGGCCACGAGATCGACGTCGCGTCGATCCACCTCCACGCGCTCTCGCGACACGTGCGCTCCCGACAGATCGCTGCGTTCGTGGACGCGATCCGTGAGGAGCGTGCCCGCCGCGGCGCGCGCCCGCTCGTCGTGCTCGGCGACCTCAACGACGACTTCGACGGCAGCGCGCGCGAGCTCGCCGATCACCTCGGGCTGCACACGCGCGATCACGAGACGCCGACCTACACCGATCTCGGGCTGCGACTGCGCCTCGACTGGGTGCTCGCGTCGCCCGAGCTCGAGATCGCGCTGCACCACGTGATGCCGCCCGGTCTCTCCGATCATCGCGCGATCGTCGCCGACGTCCGCGTGCGCACCACCGAAGGAAGGAGCCTCGATCGATGA
- a CDS encoding sensor histidine kinase, producing MTGARGRRSLSERVLTAGVLLFLAPLGFVVASASIEGALARSTEQRVEACARVVAHAWRDGASLAEAAESSCRRHHLRVRVVEGDAVHDVADHLVSTSFDDLVGDVFYGPERSDALRTLERTWAPLPERAETRSAREAGDGMVCTLRADANLRICSGALRATRTSDGARAVVHVIGSSRSARVSRYAQRRELAGMLAFGAVLAFALVAWLLRRVTGTVRDLARDVESLAASRDGRLDEERPRELAEVAAAFNRLRDTLARADAQNEAFLADLAHEMKNPVAAIAAAAESLEAASSADPERRARLSRSITASAARLDRLIGQFLELARAEAGLPRDARERVDLVALAHGVASTTTVPDDRRLVIDAEGVHEVDGVPARLESALRNVIDNAIAFARAEVRVRVVREDATLVLEVHDDGPGIAADDLPRVFDRFYTARQDGRGTGLGLAIVRATVEAHGGTVDVRSRSGEGTTFALRLPAR from the coding sequence GTGACCGGCGCGCGCGGGCGCCGCTCGCTGAGCGAGCGCGTGCTCACCGCGGGCGTGCTGCTTTTCCTCGCGCCGCTGGGGTTCGTGGTCGCGAGCGCGTCGATCGAGGGCGCGCTCGCGCGGAGCACCGAGCAGCGCGTCGAGGCGTGCGCGCGCGTGGTCGCGCATGCCTGGCGCGACGGAGCGTCGCTCGCCGAGGCCGCGGAGTCGTCGTGCCGTCGCCATCACCTGCGGGTGCGCGTGGTCGAGGGCGACGCGGTGCACGACGTCGCGGACCATCTCGTGTCGACGAGCTTCGACGATCTGGTGGGAGACGTCTTCTACGGGCCGGAGCGCAGCGACGCGCTGCGCACGCTCGAGCGCACGTGGGCTCCGCTGCCCGAGCGTGCCGAGACGCGCAGCGCGCGCGAGGCGGGCGACGGAATGGTGTGCACGCTGCGCGCCGACGCGAACCTGCGCATCTGCAGCGGCGCGCTGCGCGCGACGCGCACGTCGGACGGCGCGCGCGCGGTGGTGCACGTGATCGGCAGCTCGCGCAGCGCGCGGGTGTCGCGCTACGCGCAGCGCCGCGAGCTCGCGGGCATGCTCGCGTTCGGCGCAGTGCTCGCGTTCGCGCTGGTCGCGTGGCTGTTGCGGCGGGTGACCGGCACGGTGCGCGACCTCGCACGCGACGTGGAGTCGCTCGCGGCGTCGCGCGACGGGCGCCTCGACGAGGAGCGCCCGCGCGAGCTCGCGGAGGTCGCGGCCGCGTTCAATCGGCTGCGCGACACGCTCGCCCGCGCCGACGCGCAGAACGAGGCGTTCCTCGCCGATCTCGCCCACGAGATGAAGAACCCGGTCGCCGCGATCGCCGCGGCGGCGGAGTCGCTCGAGGCCGCGTCGAGCGCCGATCCCGAGCGGCGCGCGCGTCTGTCGCGCTCGATCACCGCGAGCGCGGCGCGCCTCGATCGGCTGATCGGACAGTTCCTCGAGCTCGCGCGCGCCGAGGCCGGCCTGCCGCGCGACGCGCGCGAGCGTGTCGATCTCGTCGCGCTCGCGCACGGCGTCGCGAGCACCACGACGGTGCCCGACGATCGACGCCTCGTGATCGACGCCGAGGGCGTCCACGAGGTCGACGGAGTCCCGGCGCGCCTCGAGTCCGCGCTGCGCAACGTCATCGACAACGCGATCGCGTTCGCGCGCGCCGAGGTGCGGGTGCGAGTCGTGCGCGAGGACGCGACGCTCGTCCTCGAGGTCCACGACGACGGCCCGGGCATCGCCGCCGACGACCTGCCGCGCGTGTTCGATCGGTTCTACACCGCGCGCCAGGACGGACGCGGCACCGGGCTCGGGCTCGCGATCGTGCGCGCGACGGTCGAGGCCCACGGCGGCACCGTCGACGTGCGCTCGCGATCGGGCGAAGGCACCACCTTCGCGCTGCGCCTGCCCGCGCGCTGA
- a CDS encoding response regulator transcription factor produces the protein MARILLVDDDRELLDVLAMALSDAGHAIDTARDGREADRRLAEGNAELVVCDVNLPGIDGFTLVKRWRDRGVTTPILLLTSRDSEIDEALGLELGADDYMTKPMRVRVLLARIAALLRREQRRAESEPGAVLVAGHVSLDRERLELRYRGTLVTTTLSELRLIEAMVERPGIVLSRARLLEHVRGDDSVVDDRLIDTYVRRMRRKLEAIEPAFDRIETVTGAGYRWRA, from the coding sequence ATGGCGCGCATCCTCCTCGTCGACGACGATCGCGAGCTGCTCGACGTGCTCGCGATGGCGCTCTCCGACGCGGGCCACGCGATCGACACCGCGCGCGACGGGCGCGAGGCCGATCGCCGGCTCGCCGAGGGGAACGCCGAGCTCGTGGTGTGCGACGTGAACCTGCCGGGGATCGACGGGTTCACGCTGGTGAAGCGGTGGCGCGATCGCGGGGTCACCACGCCGATCCTGCTGCTCACGTCGCGCGACTCCGAGATCGACGAGGCGCTCGGGCTCGAGCTCGGCGCCGACGACTACATGACGAAGCCGATGCGCGTGCGCGTCCTGCTCGCGCGCATCGCCGCGCTCCTGCGGCGCGAGCAGCGTCGCGCGGAGAGCGAGCCGGGCGCGGTGCTCGTGGCGGGGCACGTCTCGCTCGATCGCGAGCGCCTCGAGCTGCGCTATCGCGGGACGCTCGTCACCACGACGCTCAGCGAGCTGCGCCTGATCGAGGCGATGGTCGAGCGGCCCGGGATCGTGCTGTCGCGCGCGCGGCTGCTCGAGCACGTGCGCGGCGACGACTCCGTGGTCGACGATCGGCTGATCGACACCTACGTGCGGCGGATGCGCCGCAAGCTGGAGGCCATCGAGCCCGCGTTCGATCGCATCGAGACCGTGACCGGCGCCGGCTACCGATGGCGCGCGTGA
- a CDS encoding PQQ-binding-like beta-propeller repeat protein: protein MRRLLLSLPILLSLGCEPEPAPPMPGDVTLTRAWQSETFAGCVLASPLEHDGHVIVSTGDGRVVALDPDDGTIVWELVLPEPEGTLAHVIATPVIVGDRLVLTWQVVDATARDPAAGPRSAHHVAVVDLVRGELDPAFPIVTLAASRPSADGSGEVVFRASNALSRSRLVHATTADHELGLVYVSFGNARDIQPWHGWIFELDLDAWRARGAESAIASVLLTSPSNECGIDGESGSDDMICGAGVWSPAGPLLVPDDEHGFALIVPTGNGALDLATRSYAHTLMRVRGPGLSFDPRCDASACAEFDVLDPAPACIASCEDLFVPRLSPEDPPFDAPGCEELTFFECYAALDWDLGANTPARVELASGRVVYVLPAKDGGVYLLDDEHLGTLHDRVQVVAACGAGGVPCEANWAGTMVTQPLIADVDGTPLAIIATFMPDAVHPAGLVALRVIEDEGGAHLEPAWTWPSFDGQEARERFRRHPSGLRLVTIEGEDHVAIVEQGRLGSEPGVLHLVRARDGAHAERVALDGPGQRYAVPLALGTRLIVPSCDQGNAGPGHVEAWDAVVVR, encoded by the coding sequence ATGCGCCGTCTGCTCCTCTCGCTCCCGATCCTCCTCTCGCTCGGCTGCGAGCCCGAGCCAGCACCGCCGATGCCCGGCGACGTCACGCTCACGCGCGCGTGGCAGAGCGAGACGTTCGCCGGATGCGTGCTCGCCTCGCCGCTCGAGCACGACGGGCACGTGATCGTGAGCACCGGCGATGGGCGCGTCGTCGCGCTCGATCCCGACGACGGAACGATCGTGTGGGAGCTCGTCCTGCCCGAGCCCGAGGGGACGCTCGCGCACGTGATCGCGACGCCGGTGATCGTCGGCGATCGGCTCGTGCTCACCTGGCAGGTCGTCGACGCCACGGCGCGCGATCCCGCGGCCGGTCCGCGCAGCGCGCACCACGTCGCCGTCGTCGACCTCGTCCGCGGCGAGCTCGATCCCGCGTTCCCGATCGTGACGCTCGCGGCGTCGCGGCCGTCCGCCGACGGCTCGGGCGAGGTCGTCTTCCGCGCGAGCAACGCGCTCTCGCGCTCGCGCCTCGTGCACGCGACGACGGCCGATCACGAGCTCGGCCTCGTCTACGTCTCGTTCGGCAACGCGCGCGACATCCAGCCCTGGCACGGGTGGATCTTCGAGCTCGATCTCGACGCGTGGCGCGCGCGCGGCGCGGAGAGCGCGATCGCGTCCGTGCTGCTGACGAGCCCGAGCAACGAGTGCGGCATCGACGGCGAGAGCGGATCCGACGACATGATCTGCGGCGCCGGCGTGTGGTCGCCCGCAGGCCCGCTGCTGGTGCCCGACGACGAGCACGGCTTCGCGCTGATCGTGCCGACCGGCAACGGCGCGCTCGATCTCGCGACGCGCTCGTACGCGCACACCCTCATGCGGGTGCGCGGCCCCGGGCTCTCGTTCGATCCGCGCTGCGACGCGAGCGCGTGCGCGGAGTTCGACGTGCTCGATCCCGCGCCCGCGTGCATCGCGTCGTGCGAGGACCTCTTCGTCCCGCGCCTCTCGCCCGAGGATCCGCCGTTCGACGCGCCGGGGTGCGAGGAGCTGACGTTCTTCGAGTGCTACGCCGCGCTCGACTGGGACCTCGGCGCGAACACACCGGCGCGCGTGGAGCTCGCGTCGGGGCGCGTCGTGTACGTGCTGCCCGCGAAGGACGGCGGCGTGTACCTGCTCGACGACGAGCACCTCGGAACGCTCCACGATCGCGTGCAGGTCGTCGCAGCGTGCGGCGCGGGAGGCGTGCCCTGCGAGGCGAATTGGGCGGGCACGATGGTCACGCAGCCGCTGATCGCCGACGTCGACGGGACGCCGCTCGCGATCATCGCGACGTTCATGCCCGACGCGGTGCATCCCGCGGGGCTCGTCGCGCTGCGCGTGATCGAGGACGAAGGCGGCGCGCACCTCGAGCCCGCGTGGACGTGGCCGAGCTTCGACGGCCAGGAGGCACGCGAGCGCTTCCGACGACATCCCTCGGGGCTGCGCCTCGTGACGATCGAAGGCGAAGATCACGTCGCGATCGTCGAGCAGGGAAGGCTCGGCAGCGAGCCCGGCGTGCTGCACCTCGTCCGAGCGCGCGACGGCGCGCACGCCGAGCGCGTCGCGCTCGACGGACCGGGACAGCGCTACGCGGTGCCGCTCGCGCTCGGGACGCGACTGATCGTGCCGAGCTGCGATCAGGGCAACGCGGGCCCCGGCCACGTCGAGGCGTGGGACGCCGTCGTCGTGCGATGA
- a CDS encoding 5-deoxy-glucuronate isomerase has protein sequence MALHLTEHRAGLSLGTTEIVKVDDADGTGIGLAVVKLAPGERLSTVTTHETAWLLMDGEVDVHVGPRRARWSRRSLWDEAPSCVHVAAGAEVTFEAQRAVELTRYETASTRRFAASLYAPDDVREEHRGWGQVRGACHRVVRTVFDRDNADEAAELVLGEVITLPGRWSSYPPHHHAQPEIYHYRFTHPQGYGHAELGDAVVKVRGYDTVKIPAGHVHAQVAAPGYGMYYAWVIRHLPGAPYIRPTFDAEHAWVMEPGARTWWPEGVE, from the coding sequence GTGGCTCTGCACCTCACCGAGCACCGCGCCGGGCTCTCTCTCGGAACGACCGAGATCGTGAAGGTCGACGACGCGGACGGCACCGGCATCGGGCTCGCCGTCGTCAAGCTCGCGCCGGGCGAGCGGCTCTCCACGGTGACCACGCACGAGACCGCGTGGCTGCTGATGGACGGCGAGGTCGACGTGCACGTCGGTCCACGTCGCGCGCGGTGGTCGCGCCGATCGCTCTGGGACGAAGCGCCGAGCTGCGTGCACGTCGCGGCGGGCGCGGAGGTGACCTTCGAGGCGCAGCGCGCGGTCGAGCTCACGCGCTACGAGACCGCGAGCACGCGCCGCTTCGCGGCGTCGCTCTACGCGCCCGACGACGTGCGCGAGGAGCATCGCGGCTGGGGCCAGGTGCGCGGCGCGTGTCATCGCGTGGTGCGCACGGTCTTCGATCGCGACAACGCCGACGAGGCCGCGGAGCTCGTGCTCGGCGAGGTGATCACGCTGCCGGGGCGGTGGTCGAGCTATCCGCCGCACCACCACGCGCAGCCCGAGATCTACCACTATCGGTTCACGCACCCGCAGGGCTACGGGCACGCCGAGCTCGGCGACGCGGTGGTGAAGGTGCGCGGCTACGACACCGTGAAGATCCCCGCGGGCCACGTGCACGCGCAGGTCGCGGCGCCGGGCTACGGCATGTACTACGCGTGGGTGATCCGGCACTTGCCGGGCGCGCCGTACATCCGTCCGACGTTCGACGCCGAGCACGCGTGGGTGATGGAGCCCGGTGCGCGCACCTGGTGGCCGGAGGGCGTCGAATGA